The DNA region AAAAAGATTATAAATATCTTTCTTATATTATTTTTCTCTACATTCTTCTTTTATAGTTTTAAAAACATATTCATCTTCTATTAATTGAACAAATACATTATTTGCTTCACAAACATACTCTTTTTTATTTTTATTCACAATATAAACAAACTTATAATAATATTCATTTGAATATCTAGTTTCATTGTTTGTTGCCATTGTTGCTGTTAGTTTTGATATTTTATATCCAAACTCTTTTTTATACTTTTGAATAAATGCTTTTTTTATTCCACCTTCAGATATTGAACTAATATATATTGAAATAGAAATTAATATTATTAAAACTATTGTACCACCTAGTATAGTTTTTAGTGAATACCTTTTTCTTAGTTTTTGATATATTATTGCTAATAATATTATTATCACCAATACAAAAAGAATTATTTGCATAATATTTCCTTATTAAATAAATTTTATTTTAGTCATTAACTCTTGATTAACTTTCTATTTTCTATTAGTTAATTACCATAGTTTATAATTTTAACATATATAAATAAAGAAGCGCGAAACTTTATTTATTGTTTTTCATTGTTCTTCCTAAAAAGCAGATTTTTAAATCTGCTTTTTTTTTGCCCATTATAATATTCAATAAAACTATTTTTTGTATAATTTCATAATTATAATTATAATTACTAAAGGATATATTATAAAAACAAAATTTTTAAAACTCATAATACTTTCAACCTTAACTATCAATTTATTTGCAAACATGACACTTTATAATACAGTTTCAAATAGTAATAATAGTGTAAAACAGCAATTGCAGCAAACAAATAATATAGTTAAAGATAATATAACAGAAGATTCTAATGATCCAATGACAAATAGTTCTAATCATGAGATTGACTATTATGACTTAGGAATTATAATAAAACTTGTTCAAAGTAAAAATTTTAACAATCAAGATTCAAAACAAGTAGAAGAAGTAGAAGATGAAATCAAAAAAATAACAAAAAATATAAATGATGAAGTTTTCTATCCATTTAATAATACACAATATCAAAATGAATTAAGATATTTAAATAGTAAAATCAATATAAATTCTAAATATGATAATAATTTAGCTGTATCAAGAGATATGTTAAAAATATCTATTTTAGAAAATAGGAAAAATTTTGCAGATACTATAAACTCTATAATTGATGGTAAAAACTCTTTTAAAGATAAAAAGTATTTTGTTACTTTATTAAAAGAGCAAATAAAAAGATTAAAAAAAATAGATATAAAACCATTTGAAAAAGAGTACAATGAAGTTATAACTCAGACAGACCCAATAACTACTGCATTTAAAGATTCATTTATTACACTAAAAAGTCAGCTAAAAGCTCACTCAATTATTTATAATTATTTAAAAACAAATATGAATGAATATAGACCAAGTAACTTTATACTTGATGATTTAAGTTTAAAATACGTAATAAAAAAGATAGATTCAAATAAATATATAAAACATGTTTCAGAAACATTAGATTACTATTTTCATATATCAATAGGGAAAATTGTTATTCTTTTAATTATTCTTTTTATCTTTATGATTATAAATAAAAAAATATTACCTTTTTTAACAAAACTATTCAATAAAAAGTTATCAAAAAAGATTAAAACATTAAATATTTCAATACTAGATATTATTCCAGATAGTTTTAGAATAACTATGTCTTTAATTATATATCTTTTCTCAATTCAAGTTTCATTAATTTTATTAATAGAAGATGCGAATTTAATAAATAAACTTATTCCGTGGTTTAATACTACCTATTTAGCACTATTTAGTTTTATGTTTTATAGAATATTAACCAATTATATAAATGAATCATCAGATAAGATATTTAATCAATATCCAAATATGAGAAAAGAAATGGTTGATTTTATTTTAAGAATCATCAAAATTCTTATTTTAATATTTGTTCTGTTATTTTTACTTGTACAATTAGGCTTTGACATAAAAGCAATTATTGCTTCACTAGGTATTGGGGGGATTGCTGTTGCACTTGCAGCAAAAGATACATTATCTAACTTTTTTGGTTCTTTAAATATTATAACTGATAACTCATTTTCTCAAGGTGATTGGATAAAAGCAGGAAATGTTGAAGGTACTGTTGTTGATATTAGAATGAGAACGACAAGAATTAGAACATTTGATAATGGTATGATTACTATTCCTAATGCTGAATTAGCTAATCTTGCTATTTTAAACTGGTCAAAAAGAGTTATAGGAAGAAGAATTAAGATGATTATAAATATCACATATGATAGTAAAATGAGTGATATTCAAAATCTTGTAGTTGATATTAGAGATATGTTACAAAATCATTCTGAAATTGCAACATCAAAATTGCATATTGATAAAAAACCATATTTATTAAAAAAAGAAGATTTAATTGGTATAAAAAATAATTTATTAGTTTATATTGATGAATACTCAAGTAGTTCTATTGATATTTTAGTTTATTGTTTTAGTAGAAGTCCAAACTGGGAAGATTGGTTAGAAACAAAACAAGATGTAATAGTACAGATTTCAAAACTAGTAGAGAAAAACAATTGTAAATTTGCTTTCCCTACACAAACTATTTATATAGAAAAAGAGTAGGCATAAAGCCTACTTCTTATAAAAACACATAGTTATTTTTATGTTGGTGTGAATGATTATGTCCACCATTGTGATTGTGGCTATGATTATTTGAGTCATGGTTTTCTAAAATTTTATTTATTTTATCTTCACCAATTGCTTCAAATTTATTGTTTTTAATATTTTCTAAAACCTCTGGTAATTCAATTCTTTCATCACCTGCATAATAAAACTCAAAGTTTTTACTTTTTGCTAGATTATAAGGATTTCTTCCAATATCTTTTACAATCAATTTTGTAACTTTATTTTCAAATAACCAATTCATAACACCTTTACCACAAGTGTTTTCATTTCTTTTTATTTCAAGATTTTTTCCATCATAAAAACCAAAATATTTAGCTTTACAAAAAGATGGTGCCATTGCACTATTTTCTTTATTTGTTTTTAAAGCGAATGCATACATTTAAAACTCCTCATCAAATTTTTCTACATTTTTTAAACAATATCTATATGATATATATATAACAATTGGCCAAACCATTAACCAAATTAATGAATCAGTATAATCCATATTGTCCTCCTAATAATTATGTGCATCTTCTGCTGTTATTTCTTCTTCTGTTATTTTTACTTTATCCATTTGATACCAAGCATATGTGATATAAGCTAATACAAAAGGAACAAGTAAAGAAACATAACTCATTACTGTAAGTGTATATTGACTTCCCGAACTATTTTGTATTGTAAGTGAACTTTGTAAATGCGTTAGGGAAGGATAATAAGAGGTATTATTAAACCCAACATTTATAAATAGTGCCATTACAGTAAGTACCGTTCCTATTCCTGCAATTTTAATACAAGAAGTTTTTTTTCTTTCTATTGTATTAAATACCGAAAATATAACTAAAACTATTCCTAAAAGAAATATTATTCCAACTACTGGCATCTGTAAGAAATTGTTTATATATTTATATTTTTCTAAAGAAACATATCCATTTTCATTATATGAAAATCCACTTTTTGTAAATAAAAAATATAAAAAGTTTAGAAAAAATACTAAAAAAATAATCATATCAATTTTTATAGAACTAATACTTCTTTGTCTAATTATTTCATTGTCAATATTATTTATAAAATACATTGCTCCAAGTATTCGAACTAAAAAAACTAAAGAGATTCCAAGTAAAACATTAAAAGGATCTCCAAGAGATTCTAAGCCTCTTAGACTATTTTCCCATGTTGTAAAATTATGTTCATTTATATAAAATTGAGAGCCACTGAAAAATGTAGCAATTGCAACTCCCAATAAAAAAACACCTAAACTTCCATTTATATATAAAAATATTTCATAGACTTTTTGTCCTAGAAAATTATTTGGTTTTTTTCTATATTCATAACTAACAGCTTGAATAATAAAACAAAACAATATACTCATCCAAACCCAATATGCACCACCAAAACTTGTAGAATAAAATAGTGGAAAAGCTGCAAATAAAGCTCCTCCAAATAAAACTAATGTTGTAAATCCTAGTTCCCATTTTCTACCTAAAGAATTAATAAGCATTGTTTTTAAAACTTCATCATTTTTCGATATTTTTCCTAATATCATTTGTCCACCTTGAACAAACATCATAAAAGCAAAAAGTCCACCAAGTAATGAAATAATAATCCACCAATA from Malaciobacter molluscorum LMG 25693 includes:
- a CDS encoding mechanosensitive ion channel family protein, with the protein product MTLYNTVSNSNNSVKQQLQQTNNIVKDNITEDSNDPMTNSSNHEIDYYDLGIIIKLVQSKNFNNQDSKQVEEVEDEIKKITKNINDEVFYPFNNTQYQNELRYLNSKININSKYDNNLAVSRDMLKISILENRKNFADTINSIIDGKNSFKDKKYFVTLLKEQIKRLKKIDIKPFEKEYNEVITQTDPITTAFKDSFITLKSQLKAHSIIYNYLKTNMNEYRPSNFILDDLSLKYVIKKIDSNKYIKHVSETLDYYFHISIGKIVILLIILFIFMIINKKILPFLTKLFNKKLSKKIKTLNISILDIIPDSFRITMSLIIYLFSIQVSLILLIEDANLINKLIPWFNTTYLALFSFMFYRILTNYINESSDKIFNQYPNMRKEMVDFILRIIKILILIFVLLFLLVQLGFDIKAIIASLGIGGIAVALAAKDTLSNFFGSLNIITDNSFSQGDWIKAGNVEGTVVDIRMRTTRIRTFDNGMITIPNAELANLAILNWSKRVIGRRIKMIINITYDSKMSDIQNLVVDIRDMLQNHSEIATSKLHIDKKPYLLKKEDLIGIKNNLLVYIDEYSSSSIDILVYCFSRSPNWEDWLETKQDVIVQISKLVEKNNCKFAFPTQTIYIEKE
- a CDS encoding NifB/NifX family molybdenum-iron cluster-binding protein, with the protein product MYAFALKTNKENSAMAPSFCKAKYFGFYDGKNLEIKRNENTCGKGVMNWLFENKVTKLIVKDIGRNPYNLAKSKNFEFYYAGDERIELPEVLENIKNNKFEAIGEDKINKILENHDSNNHSHNHNGGHNHSHQHKNNYVFL
- the cydB gene encoding cytochrome d ubiquinol oxidase subunit II; translation: MFENLNYLQLQHYWWIIISLLGGLFAFMMFVQGGQMILGKISKNDEVLKTMLINSLGRKWELGFTTLVLFGGALFAAFPLFYSTSFGGAYWVWMSILFCFIIQAVSYEYRKKPNNFLGQKVYEIFLYINGSLGVFLLGVAIATFFSGSQFYINEHNFTTWENSLRGLESLGDPFNVLLGISLVFLVRILGAMYFINNIDNEIIRQRSISSIKIDMIIFLVFFLNFLYFLFTKSGFSYNENGYVSLEKYKYINNFLQMPVVGIIFLLGIVLVIFSVFNTIERKKTSCIKIAGIGTVLTVMALFINVGFNNTSYYPSLTHLQSSLTIQNSSGSQYTLTVMSYVSLLVPFVLAYITYAWYQMDKVKITEEEITAEDAHNY